In a genomic window of Streptomyces sp. SJL17-4:
- a CDS encoding MerR family transcriptional regulator, which translates to MRIGELSRRTGVHTHQLRYYEAQGLLEAERGTNGYRVYDESAVLRVKQIRHLLGAGLSSEDIAYLLPCAQGEVPELLGCPELLAAMRSRLGRIDDQMERLARSRDALTVYIDAAERTGAEAYPPFDGSDREPVPA; encoded by the coding sequence ATGCGGATCGGGGAGTTGAGCCGCCGGACGGGTGTCCACACCCATCAGTTGCGCTACTACGAGGCCCAGGGCCTCCTCGAGGCGGAGCGCGGCACCAACGGGTACCGCGTGTACGACGAGAGCGCCGTGCTGCGGGTGAAGCAGATCCGGCACCTGCTCGGCGCCGGGCTGTCCTCCGAGGACATCGCGTACCTGCTGCCCTGCGCGCAGGGCGAGGTCCCGGAGCTGCTCGGCTGCCCCGAGCTGCTGGCCGCGATGCGGTCGCGGCTGGGGCGGATCGACGACCAGATGGAGCGGCTCGCCCGGTCCCGCGACGCGCTCACCGTCTACATCGACGCGGCCGAGCGCACGGGCGCGGAGGCGTACCCGCCCTTCGACGGATCCGACCGGGAGCCCGTCCCCGCCTGA
- a CDS encoding NADP-dependent oxidoreductase yields the protein MSVLPASSREWHLVARPHGWPTPADFALRETPVTEPAEGRILVRNLHFSVDPYMRGRMNDVKSYIPPFKLDHPMDGGAVGEVIASNAEGFAVGDHVLHGLGWREYADVPAQHATKVDPELAPLSAYLGVLGMTGLTAYAGLFDVASFKEGDAVFVSGAAGAVGSQVGQMARLKGASRVIGSAGSDEKVKFLVEELGFDAAFNYKNGPVKDQLREAAPDGIDVYFDNVGGDHLEAAISSLNVHGRATICGMIAQYNDTEPVAGPRNMAMIIGKRLRLQGVLVGDHYGLQQQFVQEVGGWLAAGELKHRETFAEGIENGVDAFLGLLRGDNTGKMIVSVTR from the coding sequence ATGTCCGTTCTTCCCGCGTCCAGCCGTGAGTGGCACCTCGTCGCCCGTCCGCACGGCTGGCCGACCCCCGCGGACTTCGCGCTCCGTGAGACCCCCGTCACCGAGCCCGCCGAGGGCCGGATCCTGGTCAGGAACCTGCACTTCTCCGTCGACCCGTACATGCGCGGCCGCATGAACGACGTGAAGTCGTACATTCCGCCGTTCAAGCTGGACCACCCCATGGACGGCGGCGCGGTCGGCGAGGTCATCGCCTCGAACGCCGAGGGCTTCGCCGTCGGCGACCACGTCCTGCACGGCCTCGGCTGGCGCGAGTACGCCGACGTCCCGGCCCAGCACGCCACCAAGGTCGACCCGGAGCTCGCCCCGCTCTCCGCCTACCTCGGCGTCCTCGGCATGACCGGCCTCACCGCCTACGCCGGCCTCTTCGACGTCGCCTCCTTCAAGGAGGGCGACGCGGTCTTCGTCTCCGGCGCGGCCGGCGCCGTCGGCAGCCAGGTCGGCCAGATGGCGCGCCTCAAGGGCGCCTCCCGGGTCATCGGCTCCGCCGGCTCCGACGAGAAGGTGAAGTTCCTCGTCGAGGAGCTCGGCTTCGACGCGGCCTTCAACTACAAGAACGGCCCGGTCAAGGACCAGCTCCGCGAGGCCGCCCCGGACGGCATCGACGTCTACTTCGACAACGTCGGCGGTGACCACCTCGAAGCCGCGATCTCCTCGCTCAACGTGCACGGCCGCGCCACCATCTGCGGCATGATCGCCCAGTACAACGACACCGAGCCGGTCGCGGGACCGCGCAACATGGCGATGATCATCGGCAAGCGGCTCCGGCTCCAGGGCGTCCTCGTCGGCGACCACTACGGCCTCCAGCAGCAGTTCGTCCAGGAGGTCGGCGGCTGGCTCGCCGCCGGCGAGCTCAAGCACCGCGAGACCTTCGCCGAGGGCATCGAGAACGGTGTGGACGCCTTCCTCGGACTGCTCCGCGGCGACAACACCGGAAAGATGATCGTCTCGGTGACCCGTTAG
- a CDS encoding MarR family transcriptional regulator, with product MATPRTDPLTLEVVELIGTVVARYYEEYEQAAAQHALTGAQARVLGLLSLDPLPMRRIAQKLKCEPSNVTGIVDRLEARGLVERRPDPADRRVKLAVPTEEGSATAHRLRESLDFAREPLGELTEAERTLLRDLLKRMLGVQPDV from the coding sequence ATGGCCACCCCACGCACGGACCCCCTGACCCTCGAAGTCGTCGAGCTGATCGGCACGGTCGTCGCGCGCTACTACGAGGAGTACGAGCAGGCCGCCGCGCAGCACGCGCTGACCGGCGCGCAGGCGCGTGTCCTCGGCCTGCTCTCGCTGGATCCGCTGCCGATGCGCCGCATCGCCCAGAAGCTGAAGTGCGAGCCGTCCAACGTCACCGGGATCGTGGACCGCCTGGAGGCCCGGGGCCTGGTGGAGCGCCGCCCCGACCCGGCCGACCGCCGCGTCAAACTGGCCGTCCCCACGGAGGAGGGCAGCGCGACGGCGCACCGGCTGCGCGAGTCCCTGGACTTCGCGCGCGAGCCGCTCGGCGAGCTGACCGAGGCCGAGCGGACACTGCTGCGGGACCTGCTGAAGCGGATGCTGGGCGTCCAGCCGGACGTCTAG
- a CDS encoding GAF domain-containing protein has protein sequence MTIMDEDTDGDTDEDAPRLPMLLEAVLSVGTDLELRSTLQHIVDSATELIGARYGALGVVDPERRRITELFTSGMTDEERQRIGRLPDGHAGLLGALVQDQRPLRIDDLTADPRSSGVPAGHPEMHTFLGVPIRVHTEVFGNLYLTEKRGGGFTEEDLSLLRVLASQAGIAIGNARLYETARQRERWIEGAAAVTTALLTGASAENALMTVAERARILAGASAGVVLQPTTEGGMEIVAASTTDDPGDLVGTAIAPGSPVLVQLLGGEPVFIEDSATDPRMTTHVRSRFGPSMMLPLQSGGKLIGTLALPRRRGDRPYTAVDRLLASQFASQAALALVLADARHDRERLAVYEDRDRIARDLHDLVVQRLFATEMMLESTRRRSVDSSEDSALLGRAVDELDSTIQEVRTTIFALQQPPADAPTSFRGKVLRETGGAAVLLGFQPSVHFAGAVDTLIDEESATALLAALRGALAAAHRRSGIGAITVDVSVGGAGGDEGARLRVTDDGSPPTTVTWP, from the coding sequence ATGACGATCATGGACGAGGACACGGACGGGGACACCGACGAGGACGCGCCCCGTCTGCCGATGCTGCTCGAAGCCGTCCTCAGCGTCGGCACGGACCTCGAACTCCGCTCCACCCTCCAGCACATCGTGGACTCCGCGACCGAGCTCATCGGGGCCCGCTACGGCGCGCTCGGGGTCGTCGACCCCGAGCGCCGCCGCATCACCGAGCTCTTCACCTCCGGGATGACGGACGAGGAGCGGCAGCGCATCGGCCGCCTTCCCGACGGCCACGCCGGGTTGCTCGGCGCTCTCGTCCAGGACCAGCGGCCGCTGCGGATCGACGACCTGACGGCCGACCCGCGCTCCTCGGGCGTACCCGCCGGGCACCCGGAGATGCACACCTTCCTCGGCGTCCCCATCCGGGTCCACACCGAGGTCTTCGGCAATCTGTACCTCACAGAGAAGCGCGGCGGCGGCTTCACCGAGGAGGACCTCTCCCTGCTCCGGGTCCTCGCCTCGCAGGCCGGCATCGCCATCGGCAACGCCCGGCTGTACGAGACCGCCCGGCAGCGGGAGCGCTGGATCGAGGGCGCGGCCGCCGTGACCACGGCCCTGCTGACCGGCGCGTCAGCCGAGAACGCGCTGATGACCGTCGCCGAGCGGGCCCGTATCCTCGCCGGCGCCTCGGCCGGGGTCGTCCTCCAGCCCACCACCGAGGGCGGGATGGAGATCGTCGCCGCCTCGACGACGGACGACCCGGGCGATCTGGTCGGCACGGCGATCGCGCCCGGCTCCCCCGTGCTCGTCCAGCTCCTCGGCGGGGAGCCCGTGTTCATCGAGGACTCGGCGACCGATCCACGGATGACCACCCATGTCCGCTCCCGCTTCGGCCCGTCGATGATGCTGCCCCTGCAGAGCGGCGGAAAGCTCATCGGCACGCTCGCTCTCCCCCGGCGGCGCGGCGACCGGCCGTACACGGCGGTCGACCGGCTCCTCGCCTCGCAGTTCGCCTCGCAGGCCGCGCTCGCGCTGGTCCTCGCCGACGCACGGCACGACAGGGAACGGCTCGCGGTGTACGAGGACCGGGACCGGATCGCCCGCGATCTGCACGACCTGGTCGTCCAGCGCCTGTTCGCCACGGAGATGATGCTGGAGTCCACCCGGCGGCGGTCGGTCGACTCCTCCGAGGACAGCGCGCTCCTCGGGCGGGCGGTGGACGAGCTGGACTCCACGATCCAGGAGGTCCGCACGACGATCTTCGCCCTCCAGCAGCCGCCGGCGGACGCCCCGACGTCCTTCCGGGGAAAGGTGCTGCGGGAGACCGGCGGGGCGGCGGTCCTGCTCGGCTTCCAACCGTCCGTGCACTTCGCCGGAGCGGTGGACACCCTCATCGACGAGGAGTCGGCGACCGCTCTCCTCGCCGCGCTGCGCGGGGCACTGGCGGCGGCGCACCGGCGCTCGGGGATCGGCGCGATCACGGTGGACGTGTCGGTGGGCGGGGCGGGCGGGGACGAGGGGGCCCGGCTCCGGGTCACGGACGACGGCAGCCCGCCGACGACGGTGACCTGGCCGTAG
- a CDS encoding organic hydroperoxide resistance protein, with amino-acid sequence MSIQHSDVLYTAVATAENGRDGRVATDDGQLDVVVNPPKAMGGSGAGTNPEQLFAAGYSACFQGALGVVARNENADISGSTVTAQVGIGKNDDGFGLIVKISATIPNVDAETAKSLIEKAHQVCPYSKATRGNISVELAV; translated from the coding sequence ATGTCGATCCAGCACTCCGACGTTCTCTACACCGCCGTCGCCACCGCCGAGAACGGGCGTGACGGCCGTGTCGCCACCGACGACGGCCAGCTCGACGTCGTCGTCAACCCGCCGAAGGCCATGGGCGGCTCCGGCGCGGGCACCAACCCCGAGCAGCTCTTCGCGGCGGGCTACAGCGCCTGCTTCCAGGGCGCGCTCGGCGTCGTCGCCCGTAACGAGAACGCCGACATCTCCGGCTCGACGGTCACCGCGCAGGTCGGCATCGGCAAGAACGACGACGGCTTCGGCCTCATCGTCAAGATCTCGGCGACCATCCCGAACGTGGACGCCGAGACCGCGAAGAGCCTGATCGAGAAGGCGCACCAGGTCTGCCCGTACTCCAAGGCGACCCGCGGCAACATCTCGGTCGAGCTCGCGGTCTGA
- a CDS encoding rod shape-determining protein encodes MTVSLEQLRRCHVAVDLGAARTRVFVKGAGLVVDEPSVAAVNTRTGALIAVGALAEKMTGRTPDYIRVVRPVSGGTVVDIEMAQRMLRHLLGEKLRRQLRRKPRLRAAACTPHDSDPLAQRAAVETLVGLGARRVELVDTLIAAAVGCGLPVEQPTATMILVCGAATTQVAVLSLGSIVTAERMPVGGDAIDHAVIQHLRHHHELMLPSQSVRPLQLALSGNGLTPHGPAWTEIHGRDVATGLARSVTVDTAAVREAIHTPLTAVLDGIGKVLRDCPPDLVADLADRGIMMVGGSALLPGLDQMLRAATGMPVHIAERPDVCAVLGLGAMLEGKVQPMVLDPLSERNPVPDED; translated from the coding sequence GTGACCGTCAGCCTTGAGCAGCTGCGTCGTTGCCATGTCGCCGTCGACCTGGGTGCCGCCCGCACCCGGGTCTTCGTCAAGGGCGCCGGACTCGTCGTCGACGAGCCGAGCGTCGCCGCCGTCAACACCCGTACCGGAGCGCTGATCGCCGTCGGCGCGCTGGCCGAGAAGATGACCGGCCGCACCCCCGACTACATCCGGGTCGTCCGCCCCGTCTCGGGCGGCACGGTCGTCGACATCGAGATGGCGCAGCGCATGCTCCGCCACCTCCTCGGCGAGAAGCTGCGTCGGCAGCTCCGCCGCAAGCCCCGGCTGCGCGCCGCCGCCTGCACCCCGCACGACAGCGACCCGCTCGCCCAGCGCGCCGCCGTGGAGACCCTCGTCGGTCTCGGGGCCCGCCGCGTCGAGCTGGTCGACACGCTGATCGCGGCGGCCGTCGGCTGCGGGCTGCCGGTCGAGCAGCCGACCGCGACCATGATCCTGGTGTGCGGCGCCGCGACCACGCAGGTCGCGGTGCTCTCGCTCGGCTCGATCGTCACGGCGGAGCGGATGCCCGTCGGCGGCGACGCCATCGACCACGCCGTCATCCAGCACCTGCGCCACCACCACGAGCTGATGCTGCCGAGCCAGTCGGTGCGCCCCCTCCAACTGGCCCTCAGCGGAAACGGCCTGACGCCCCACGGCCCGGCCTGGACCGAGATCCACGGCCGTGACGTCGCCACCGGCCTGGCCCGCTCGGTGACCGTCGACACCGCCGCCGTGCGGGAGGCGATCCACACCCCGCTGACGGCGGTCCTCGACGGCATCGGGAAGGTGCTGCGGGACTGCCCGCCCGATCTGGTGGCCGACCTCGCGGACCGCGGGATCATGATGGTCGGCGGCAGCGCCCTGCTGCCGGGGCTCGACCAGATGCTGCGCGCGGCGACCGGCATGCCGGTCCACATCGCCGAACGTCCCGACGTGTGCGCGGTGCTGGGCCTCGGCGCGATGCTGGAGGGCAAGGTCCAGCCGATGGTCCTCGACCCGCTGTCGGAGCGGAACCCGGTGCCGGACGAGGACTGA
- a CDS encoding NAD(P)-binding domain-containing protein, protein MTDRTAAPVTVIGLGLMGQALAGAFLRAGHPTTVWNRTHAKAAALVAEGAHLAPSVGAALHASPLTLVCLTDYRAVRELLDTDEVNGGKLDGTTLLNLTSGDSAQARDTARWAERRGARYLDGAIMAVPPVIGTAEAVILHSGPKADFEAHRPTLEALGTVTHLGEDHGLAALYDVAGLAMMWSVLNAWLQGTAMLRTAGVDAATYAPFARQIAAGVADWLPGYAEQIDAGSFPAEVSALETDARAMEHLIEESEALGVNAELPKLFKAMADRAIAAGHGGEQYPVLIEEFGRPAAG, encoded by the coding sequence ATGACCGACAGAACTGCCGCACCCGTGACCGTCATTGGACTCGGCCTGATGGGACAGGCCCTCGCCGGCGCCTTCCTCCGCGCCGGACACCCGACCACCGTCTGGAACCGTACGCACGCCAAGGCCGCCGCGCTGGTGGCCGAGGGCGCACATCTGGCGCCGAGCGTCGGCGCCGCGCTCCACGCGAGCCCCCTGACCCTCGTCTGCCTCACCGACTACCGGGCCGTGCGCGAACTGCTCGACACGGACGAGGTGAACGGCGGGAAGCTCGACGGCACCACCCTGCTCAACCTGACCTCCGGCGACTCGGCCCAGGCCCGCGACACCGCCCGCTGGGCCGAGCGGCGCGGCGCCCGCTACCTGGACGGCGCGATCATGGCCGTTCCGCCGGTGATCGGCACCGCCGAGGCGGTCATCCTGCACAGCGGCCCGAAGGCGGACTTCGAGGCCCACCGCCCCACCCTCGAAGCGCTCGGCACCGTCACCCACCTCGGCGAGGACCACGGGCTCGCGGCCCTGTACGACGTGGCCGGCCTGGCCATGATGTGGAGCGTCCTGAACGCCTGGCTCCAGGGCACGGCCATGCTCAGGACGGCCGGCGTCGACGCGGCGACGTACGCGCCGTTCGCCCGGCAGATCGCCGCCGGGGTCGCCGACTGGCTCCCGGGCTACGCCGAGCAGATCGACGCCGGTTCCTTCCCGGCCGAGGTGTCGGCCCTGGAGACCGACGCGCGGGCGATGGAGCACCTGATCGAGGAGAGCGAGGCGCTGGGCGTCAACGCCGAACTCCCCAAGCTGTTCAAGGCGATGGCCGACCGCGCGATCGCCGCCGGTCACGGCGGCGAGCAGTACCCGGTCCTGATCGAGGAGTTCGGCAGGCCCGCGGCCGGCTGA
- a CDS encoding MFS transporter gives MDTETKPPTTAAYRNLVAATIGFTLTFWAWDLIAPLASWYGDRLELSSFEQSLLVAVPVLVGSLGRIPAGALTDRYGAKLMFPLVSALTIIPVLLLIVVKDSYGLMLIVAFLLGLGGTTFAIGIPLVNSWFPPEKRGLALGVFGMGMGGVALSGYFTPRIAKHGENLPFIVVAVALAAYAVLAMFFITDRPDRPVPTASLATRLGSAGRLRVTWELSALYAIGFGGIVAFGVYLPTYLKTWYELDPTDAGTKAAGFALVTVIFRPIGGWLSDRIHPALVTAVALGVVALLAIVQAFDPPLNPGGTTALLIMAAGLGTASGSVFALVSQVTPQAKVGSVTGIVGAMGGLGGFLPPLVMGAIYSAKDSYSIGFMLLSDLALAGCVYAWGRMRGIRPEGEDPAPEATKVTAGRP, from the coding sequence GTGGACACCGAGACCAAGCCCCCGACAACGGCGGCCTACCGCAACCTGGTGGCGGCCACCATCGGCTTCACGCTCACCTTCTGGGCGTGGGACCTGATCGCCCCCCTCGCCAGCTGGTACGGCGACCGGCTCGAACTCAGCTCCTTCGAGCAGTCGCTGCTCGTCGCGGTCCCCGTCCTGGTCGGCTCGCTCGGCCGCATCCCGGCCGGCGCGCTGACCGACCGGTACGGCGCGAAGCTGATGTTCCCGCTGGTCTCGGCGCTGACGATCATCCCCGTCCTGCTGCTCATCGTGGTCAAGGACAGCTACGGCCTGATGCTGATCGTCGCCTTCCTCCTCGGCCTCGGCGGCACGACGTTCGCGATCGGCATCCCGCTGGTCAACTCCTGGTTCCCGCCCGAGAAGCGCGGTCTGGCGCTCGGTGTGTTCGGCATGGGCATGGGCGGTGTGGCGCTCTCCGGCTACTTCACGCCGCGCATCGCGAAGCACGGCGAGAACCTGCCGTTCATCGTGGTGGCGGTCGCGCTCGCGGCGTACGCGGTGCTCGCCATGTTCTTCATCACCGACCGGCCCGACCGGCCCGTGCCCACCGCCTCCCTGGCGACCCGGCTCGGCTCGGCGGGGCGGCTGCGGGTGACGTGGGAGCTGTCGGCGCTGTACGCGATCGGCTTCGGCGGCATCGTGGCGTTCGGCGTCTACCTGCCCACGTATCTGAAGACCTGGTACGAGCTCGACCCGACGGACGCGGGCACGAAGGCGGCCGGATTCGCCCTGGTGACCGTCATCTTCCGGCCGATCGGCGGCTGGCTCTCGGACCGGATCCACCCGGCGCTCGTCACGGCCGTCGCGCTCGGCGTGGTCGCGCTCCTCGCGATCGTCCAGGCCTTCGACCCGCCGCTGAATCCGGGCGGCACGACCGCGCTGCTCATCATGGCGGCCGGTCTCGGCACGGCCAGCGGTTCCGTCTTCGCCCTGGTCTCGCAGGTCACCCCGCAGGCCAAGGTCGGCAGTGTGACCGGCATCGTCGGCGCGATGGGCGGGCTCGGCGGATTCCTCCCGCCGCTGGTGATGGGCGCGATCTACAGCGCCAAGGACTCGTACTCGATCGGCTTCATGCTGCTCTCGGACCTGGCGCTGGCGGGCTGTGTGTACGCGTGGGGCCGGATGCGGGGCATCCGGCCGGAGGGCGAGGACCCGGCGCCGGAGGCGACGAAGGTCACGGCGGGCCGTCCCTGA